The sequence below is a genomic window from bacterium.
GGCGCCCCAGTCCCCGCTGGCGGTCAGCCAGGCCTCGTAATGGAGGTTGTGGGGCGGCTGGATCTGCACCAGCAGCTCCAGGACCTGGCCGGGCGGGATCCAGGCGGAGGCGGGGGAGACCGTGAAGGGACCGCCCACCACCTCGATGCGCTTGACGTGGACCGCCTGCTCCCCTTCGTTGACCAGATGGGCCGTGGCCGTGCCCAGGCCGGTGGTCGACACTTGTCCCAGGGCCAGGCCGCTTTCGAGGAAGACCGGTGCCGCCGCGTCCGTGGGAATGGGATCCGTGCCCACCAGATAGCCGCCGCCGGCGCTGACGCTTTCCAGGTCCTGGTCGTCCACCGCCCGCACGAAGTACTCGACCAGCGCGCCCGCCGGCTGGGCGGGAATGAGGCCCTGCCAAAGGGGCGCCGCCGCGGAACTCATGGGCGTTGTGGTCCAGGCGGCGCCGGCGCTCCAGGACAGTTCCACCAGCGCCAGCAGTCCATCGTCGCTGACCTCCGCGCTCACCGTCACCGCCTGGCTGTCCGTGGGCAGGGCGGGCAGGTGGGCCACGTTCGCCACCAGGGGCGGGCTGTCGGAGTCCACGGCATGGCTGCCGAAGCCCGTGAAGGTGTCCTGGGGCAGCACGTCCCACTGGGAATCCGCCGGACTGGTGCCCGCCGACAGGCTCCAATCCACCGTGCCCTGCGCCACAGCAGGCTTGCGGGCCAGGGTGCGGTCCTTGGTGGCGGCGGCCACGCCGGCCACAGGCCAGCCGGCGCCGGGATCCTGGCCCAGCACGCCGATGCCGTCCAGGAGGAGGGGGCTGCCGCCCTGCATGCGGTAGAGTCCGACGAAATCATTGCCGTTCCAGTTGGCGAAGGTGCTGGAAGTGGCATGGGCGAGGGCGAGCAGGGCGGGGGCGGCGTTGGGATGGGCCACCACAAACACGGCACCCGGAGCGAGGCTGCCGCTGAAGGTGTGCAGGGTCGGGGTGGCCGCGCCGTTGGAGGCGAGGCCCAGCCGGTGATCGGCCAGATGGATGGTCGCCGCCGTCCCGTTGTAGATCTCGATGGCCTTGTTGAAGCTGCTCCCCTCGCAGTACTCGCTGATGAAGAGCTCGCCCGCCCGGGAGGCGGCGACCAGACAGACGCAGGCCAGTAGAATGAACAGCTTCACGCAGGATTCCCCCGTTCAGGCCCCGCCCGCCGGCGGGGATCCGGACTCTCATCGGCAAGGCGCCGGCCTGCCTGCAGGTGGCGCGCTGAAGAGAAGGCGGCCCCCCGCAGCGGGGGACCGCCTTGTTCAGATGGTCGACGTGCGGGTGGCGCTCAGTTGACCGCCACCACCTTGTAGAAGGCCCGCCCCGTGGCCGGCACGGACAGGAAGGTGGCGCCGCCCGTGGGGACACCCGCGTTCCAGCCGTCGTAGCCGGTGGAGGTGGAGCTGAACACGATGTAGTCCGTGGCGCCTTCCACCGGCGCCCAGCTCAGGTTGACCAGCCCGCCGCCATAGGCGGCGCTGACCACCGGCGCGTCCAGCTCCTGCGGTGCCAGGGTGATGTCGGCCCAGCGGCGCGGGGTCATCTGGTAGCCCTCGAAGTAGGGCGCGGTGCCGTCGAACTGGCCGATCACGCCCACCACATGGAAGGGACCCCCCGGCGCCGGGTTCTCATCGATGTTGGTGTCGCGGTCGATGCGCATGACAAACTGGTCGGCGCCCTGGGCGATGGTGACGTTGGCATGGCTGCCCGGGGCCGGCCACTGCAGCGGATCCACCAGTGTGCAGTTCAGCAGCTGCACGAACTGGGCCTCGAAGGACTCGGGATCCGCGCTCAAGGCGGCGATGGTCGTGGCGACGGGGACCGGCTCGCCCACGTGGCCGAGCACCACCACGCCGGCGATGTTCTCCATCTCGGTCAGGCCGTTGTAGAAGCCCACCGTGCCCACCGCCTGGATCTCGTCGCCGATGATGGCGGTGGAGCTGTAGAGTTCGCCGCCGAAAAGGGCGACGCTGCCCGTGGCATGGGTCAGGTAGAAGGGGCCGCCCGAGCCGAACTCGGAACCGACGGTGAGCACGCCACAGATGTACTGGGTCGTGCCCTGAAGCAGGGGCACGCCGTTCCCGTCGTTGGCGCGGATGGTGGCGATGTCGGCGCAGGGGAAGACGGCGTAGACCGTGTAGCTGAAGGTGGCGCTGGTGCTCGTCTCCGCCTCGTTGTCGGTGGCCTCCACGTAGTAGTCCACCATGGCGCCGTCGGCCTGGGCCGGAATGGTGGCGCCCCAGATGTCGCCACTGACCACGCTCATGGGCAGGGTGACCACGCCGCCGCCGTTGACCTGGTAGTTGAGAACGACGCTGGCCAGGGACACATCGTCCACGACCAGGGCCGTCACCGTCACCGCTTCCGTGTTGTCCGGCACGTAGGGCAGACGGGTCATGGCGCTGATGGAGGGCGGCTGGTTGCCGGCATAGGTGAAGTCGGCCAGGCTGCGCGGAATGAGCTGGTGGCCGTCCAGGTAGGGGCTGCTGGCGTCGTACTGGCCGATGACGGCGGTGAGGGTGAAGGCGCCGGCGGGGGCCGGGCTGCCGTCGATGTCCGTGTCGCGGTCGATGAACATGACAAAGCTCTCGGCGCCCTGCAGGACAGTCACCGTCCCGTTGCTGCCGGAGGCGGGCCAGGTGGAGCCGGGATCCAGCTCCAGGCCGGTGACGCGCACGAACTGGGCCTCGTAGCTCTCGGCGCCGGCGTTGAGCTGGGCCAGCGTAAGGTCCACCGGGGCGGGTTCGCCGGGATGTCCCAGGATGTTGATCACGGTGCAGTTCACCAGCTCGGTGAGGCCGTTGAAGAAGCCCACCGTGCCCGTCACCTGCACCTCGTCGCCGATGACCACCCCCGTGCCGATGACGTTGGCCCCGTAGGCCGTCATGCTGCCCGTCTCATGGGTGAAGTAGATGGGGCCGGCGGTGCCCAGCTGATTGCCCATGGTCACCACGCCGCACAGGGTGCGCACCTGGTTGAGCAGCACCGGCTGGCCGGTGGCGTCGTTGGCGCGCACGGTGGCGATGTCGTCGCAATCAGAGGGGTCGTAGACCTGGTAGTCTTGGGTGCCGGACACCGTGGTGTTGCTCTCGTTGTCCGTGGCCTCCACCCGGTAGCCCACCATGGCGTTGTTGGCCTGGGCGGGGATGGTCCCGGCGTAGCTCGGCGCCACGCCCAGGGTCATGGCCGTGCTCTGCTCGGGACCACCGTCGACGGTGTAGACCAGGGTGACGGCGGTCAGGGCGCCGTTGTCCGTGACGTCGGCGCTCACGGTGACCGGATCGCTGCTGGAGGGCATGGCCGGCAGGTGGGCCAGGTTGCTGATGATGGGCATGCCCGTGTCGATGACGTGGCTGCCCAGGTTGGCGAAGGTGTTGATCGGATGGATCACCCACTGGGAGGTGGCGGCGTCCGTGCCGGCCGATGCGGCCCAATCGGTGGTGCCGCCGGTCACGGCGGGCTTGCGGACCAGCGTGTGGTCCATCGTGCCCGAGGCGTCGCCGGCCACGGTCCAGGAGGTGCCCGGGTCCGTCCCCAGGATGCCGAAGACGTCGATGAGGACCGGATTGCCCTCCACCATCTGGTAGAGGCCGATGTAGTCGTCGCCGTTCCATTGCGCAAATCCGTTGCTCACGACGTCCGCCTGGGCCAGGATCGCCGGGTCCGCCGCGCCGTTGGCCACCACGAAGACGTCGCCGGGGGCGATCACATGGTTGAAGGTGAACATGGTGGGGTTGGCGTTGCCATTGAAGGCCACACCGAAGCGGTATCCCGCCAGGTCCACCGGGGAGGCGGTGGGATTGTAAACCTCAAGGGCCTTGTTGTTGCTTGATCCTTCGATGTATTCGCTGATGAACACGCCGGCAAAGGAACGCGCGGCCAGCATCAGCAGCAGGCCGCCCAGCATGGCTTTCTTCATGGGACCATCCTCTGATTTGGAGAACACTCGATGTTGATTCCGTCCGCCCCGCCCCCTCCGCAGGCCCAAAGTGGGCCGGCCGCGTGAGATCCGGGTGAGCTCGACAGGCTGCCTTGTGCCTTGGGCGGACCAAGGTCAGGAAAGCTTGGCACAGCAAGAATCATGCCTTGAAAGCTGGACACCTGCCCCCACCCGCCGCCGCTGGAAGGGCTTGCGTGTCAAGACAATGGAAGACATCCCAGGCCGTCCCGTCCTGCCCGCCGCGGCTCTGTGCCCGATTCTGGCCGCAGCAGCGCGCCGCTGGCGGGAAGTCCATGCCAGTGCCGGAGAGCCGCCTGTTCAAGATCCGACAGGCCGGGCAGGCCTGAATGGGCCTGCGCGCCCTGGGGACAGGCCACGGACCACGTACAGGACAGAAGGCCGGTGCCGGTCATCGCCTGATGACCATGCGGCGGATGCTTTCTACCTTGCGGCCGGGCGTCCTGAGCGCGCCGCACCGCACCCAAGCGAGGAATCCCATGAGCTGCAATCCTTCCCTGCGTGCCCCGCGCGGCCGCGAGCTTCATTGCAAAGGCTGGCTGCAGGAGGCCGCCTACCGCATGCTGCTGAACAACCTGGATCCGGAGGTGGCCGAGGATCCGGATCAGCTCATCGTCTACGGCGGCACGGGCAAGGCGGCGCGCGACCGGGCCAGCCTGGGGGCCATCCTGGCCAGCCTGCGCGTGCTGGAGGACGACGAGACCCTGCTGGTGCAAAGCGGCAAACCGGTGGGCGTGGCCCGCACCCACCGCGACGCCCCGCGGGTGATGATCGCCAACTCCAACCTGGTGCCGCGCTGGGCCACCTGGGAGCACTTCCACGAACTGGAGGCGGCCGGCCTCATGATGTACGGCCAGATGACGGCCGGCAGCTGGATCTACATCGGCACCCAGGGCATCCTGCAGGGCACCTACGAGACGCTCGTCGCCGCCGCCCGCCAGGATCTGGGGCGGGAGGACCTCAGGGGCACGCTCACCGTCTCGGGCGGCCTGGGCGGCATGAGCGGCGCCCAGCCCCTGGCCGCCGTGATGGCCGGCGGCGTCTATCTGGGAGCCGAGGTGGATCCCGCCCGCATCGCCCGCCGCGCCGCCAGCCGGCGCCCGCGCTACCTGGACGAGGTGGAGCCCGAGCTCGACCGCGCCATCGACCGGGCCCTGGAGGCCCGCGCCGCCGGCCGCGCCCTCTCCATCGGTTGGGAAGGCAACATCGTCACGCTGCTGGAGCGCATGATCGCGCGCGGCGTGACGCCCGATCTCCTGACCGACCAGACGAGCGCCCACGACGAGCTGCACGGCTATGTGCCGGCCGCCCGGCCCGACGGCCGGCCTCTCGACCATGCCGCCGCCCTGCGGCTGCGCGGGGAGGATGCCGCCGCCTATCGGGCGGCCAGTTTCCACACCATGGCCGCCCACGTGCGGGCCATGCGCCTGTTGCAGGAGCGCGGCGCCGTCACCTTCGACTACGGCAACAACCTGCGCGCCAAGGCGCTCGAGGGCGGCTTCCTGGCGGAGGGGGAGATCCGCTCCCCCGACGGCCGCTGGCTCTATCCGGGTTTCGTGCCCGCCTACGTGCGGCCCCTCTTCTGCGTGGGCAAGGGCCCCTTCCGTTGGGCGGCCCTCTCCGGCGACCCGGCGGACATCGCCGCAACCGACCGCATCATCCTCGAGCTGTTCCCGGAGGACCGTGCCCTGGGCAACTGGATCCGCCGGGCGGGGGAGATGATCCCCTTCCAGGGCCTGCCGGCGCGCATCTGCTGGCTGGGTTACGGCGAGCGGCACCGGGCCGGCCTGGCCTTCAACCAGGCCGTGGCCGAGGGCCGGCTGCGGGCCCCCATCGTGATCGGCCGCGACCACCTGGATTGCGGCAGCGTGGCCAGCCCCAACCGGGAGACGGAGGCGATGCGGGACGGCAGCGACGCCGTGGCCGACTGGCCCCTGCTCAACCTCATGCTCTCCACCGCCTCGGGCGCCACCTGGGTCAGTTTCCACCACGGCGGGGGGGTGGGCATGGGCTACAGCCTGCACGCCGGCCAGGTGGTGGTGGCCGACGGCACCCCCGAGGCCGCCCTGCGCCTGGAGCGGGTCCTGACCAACGACCCGCTCAGCGGCGTGCTGCGCCACGCCGACGCCGGCTACCCGGAGGCCCTGGCCTGCGCCCGGCGCCACGGCATCCCGCTGCCCATGGTTGGACGCGGCGCATGAGAAGGGCGGCGCCCTATCGTCCCTCGCCCTGGCTGACCCGGATCAGCGCCCTGGCCGTCCGCGCCCTGGGGCGCCTCTACGCCCCCGTCCAGGTGAGCGGCCGGGAGCGGCGCCCCGCCGGACCCTACGTGGCCGTCTTCAATCACGGCTCCGCCCTGGACGTGGCCGCCCTGGCCCATCTGGTCGACCGGCCCGTCTGTTTCTGGGCCAAGGCCGAGCTGCGCGGGAAGCCGCTCCTGGGAGCCTGGCTGAGCGCCTGCGGCGCCGTCTTCGTGCGGCGCGGCCAGCGGGACACGGGTGCTTTCGAGGAGGCGCTGGACCGCCTGCGCGCGGGCCTGCCCTTTTTCCTGGCGCCGGAGGGCACGCGCCACCATGGGGAAGAGGGGGTCCGGCCCCGCACCGGTTTCGTGCGACTGGCCCAACTGGGCGGGATCCCGGTCCTGCCCTGCGCCATCGCCGGCGCGCGCGCGGGCCTGCCCCCCGGCCACGTCTGGCCGCGCCTGCGCGGCCGCAGCCCCGTCCACGTGCAGGTGGGCGAGCCGCTGCGGCTGCCACCGCTGCCCGTGGACGAGGCCCATCGCGCCGAGCTGGCCGAC
It includes:
- a CDS encoding lamin tail domain-containing protein, encoding MKKAMLGGLLLMLAARSFAGVFISEYIEGSSNNKALEVYNPTASPVDLAGYRFGVAFNGNANPTMFTFNHVIAPGDVFVVANGAADPAILAQADVVSNGFAQWNGDDYIGLYQMVEGNPVLIDVFGILGTDPGTSWTVAGDASGTMDHTLVRKPAVTGGTTDWAASAGTDAATSQWVIHPINTFANLGSHVIDTGMPIISNLAHLPAMPSSSDPVTVSADVTDNGALTAVTLVYTVDGGPEQSTAMTLGVAPSYAGTIPAQANNAMVGYRVEATDNESNTTVSGTQDYQVYDPSDCDDIATVRANDATGQPVLLNQVRTLCGVVTMGNQLGTAGPIYFTHETGSMTAYGANVIGTGVVIGDEVQVTGTVGFFNGLTELVNCTVINILGHPGEPAPVDLTLAQLNAGAESYEAQFVRVTGLELDPGSTWPASGSNGTVTVLQGAESFVMFIDRDTDIDGSPAPAGAFTLTAVIGQYDASSPYLDGHQLIPRSLADFTYAGNQPPSISAMTRLPYVPDNTEAVTVTALVVDDVSLASVVLNYQVNGGGVVTLPMSVVSGDIWGATIPAQADGAMVDYYVEATDNEAETSTSATFSYTVYAVFPCADIATIRANDGNGVPLLQGTTQYICGVLTVGSEFGSGGPFYLTHATGSVALFGGELYSSTAIIGDEIQAVGTVGFYNGLTEMENIAGVVVLGHVGEPVPVATTIAALSADPESFEAQFVQLLNCTLVDPLQWPAPGSHANVTIAQGADQFVMRIDRDTNIDENPAPGGPFHVVGVIGQFDGTAPYFEGYQMTPRRWADITLAPQELDAPVVSAAYGGGLVNLSWAPVEGATDYIVFSSTSTGYDGWNAGVPTGGATFLSVPATGRAFYKVVAVN
- the hutU gene encoding urocanate hydratase — encoded protein: MSCNPSLRAPRGRELHCKGWLQEAAYRMLLNNLDPEVAEDPDQLIVYGGTGKAARDRASLGAILASLRVLEDDETLLVQSGKPVGVARTHRDAPRVMIANSNLVPRWATWEHFHELEAAGLMMYGQMTAGSWIYIGTQGILQGTYETLVAAARQDLGREDLRGTLTVSGGLGGMSGAQPLAAVMAGGVYLGAEVDPARIARRAASRRPRYLDEVEPELDRAIDRALEARAAGRALSIGWEGNIVTLLERMIARGVTPDLLTDQTSAHDELHGYVPAARPDGRPLDHAAALRLRGEDAAAYRAASFHTMAAHVRAMRLLQERGAVTFDYGNNLRAKALEGGFLAEGEIRSPDGRWLYPGFVPAYVRPLFCVGKGPFRWAALSGDPADIAATDRIILELFPEDRALGNWIRRAGEMIPFQGLPARICWLGYGERHRAGLAFNQAVAEGRLRAPIVIGRDHLDCGSVASPNRETEAMRDGSDAVADWPLLNLMLSTASGATWVSFHHGGGVGMGYSLHAGQVVVADGTPEAALRLERVLTNDPLSGVLRHADAGYPEALACARRHGIPLPMVGRGA
- a CDS encoding lysophospholipid acyltransferase family protein, whose product is MRRAAPYRPSPWLTRISALAVRALGRLYAPVQVSGRERRPAGPYVAVFNHGSALDVAALAHLVDRPVCFWAKAELRGKPLLGAWLSACGAVFVRRGQRDTGAFEEALDRLRAGLPFFLAPEGTRHHGEEGVRPRTGFVRLAQLGGIPVLPCAIAGARAGLPPGHVWPRLRGRSPVHVQVGEPLRLPPLPVDEAHRAELADQAASIMDIVYRMKAELEERG